The window TGCGTTCGCGGCTGCCTCCGTCCCGGTTTCGCGGACTGGACGGGGCGTGTCCGCGTCCGCATGATCGCCGCGATGTTCGGGGTGCTCGATTCCGTCTTCGCGGCCGTCGTGGTCTTCGTCGCGGGACATTTCCTGCTCTCCAGCCAGGGCGTGCGCGATCCGCTCGTCAGGTGGTTGGGGACGCAGCGCTTCACAAGCCTGTATTCGCTCGCCGCCGCCGTGGCGCTCGGCTGGCTCGCGTACGCGTATTCGCGCGCGCCCTTCGTGCCCGTGTGGACCCCGCCCGCCGGCATGGCGTGGCTCACCATCCTGGTGAACGTGCTCGCGTGTCTGCTGGTCGCCATCGGCGCGACCACGCCGGGGCCGACCAGCGTGGGCAGCGAACGCCGCGCCCTCTCGCCCGAGGACCCGGCGCCCGGCATTTACCGCGTGACCCGCCACCCCGTCATGTGGGGCGTGGCGCTGTGGGCGCTCGCGCACCTGCTGGTCAACGGCGACGGCGCCAGCATGATGCTCTTCGGCGGGCTGATCGTGCTCGCCCTGGGCGGCATGGCGCACATCGATCAGAAGCGCGCCCGCCTGCTCGGCGCCGCGTGGGGGCCGGTCCAGCTCACCACTTCGGCGATTCCCTTCCGGGCCCTGCTGAGCGGGCGCACGCGCATGGACTGGGCCGGCATCGGCATCTGGCGCCCGCTCGGCGGTGTCGCGCTCTTCCTGGCGCTGACGGCGGCGCACCCGTGGCTGGCGGGCGTGACGGCGCTGCCCCAATGAGCCACGGCCCGCCTAGATAACCTGTGATTGCACTTGCGTGATCCTAACGTCGCTGTTGTTGACGAAACCTTGGCAGCCGGAAGATCATAATCGTGTGAGCAATCCGCGAGCGGTCGTGAACCGTACAGGGGTGTAGCAAGCGGTGGCGCCCATCGAACGCCCCCGCCGGATCACCCCGAACGACGGAGTTGGACGATGCGCACACTGGCTGCCCTGGGCTTGCTGATCGCGCTTGGCGCCACGCTGATCGGGCCCTGTTACGTCTGCCTCGATGCCA is drawn from Limimonas halophila and contains these coding sequences:
- a CDS encoding NnrU family protein translates to MLDSVFAAVVVFVAGHFLLSSQGVRDPLVRWLGTQRFTSLYSLAAAVALGWLAYAYSRAPFVPVWTPPAGMAWLTILVNVLACLLVAIGATTPGPTSVGSERRALSPEDPAPGIYRVTRHPVMWGVALWALAHLLVNGDGASMMLFGGLIVLALGGMAHIDQKRARLLGAAWGPVQLTTSAIPFRALLSGRTRMDWAGIGIWRPLGGVALFLALTAAHPWLAGVTALPQ